Proteins co-encoded in one Terriglobales bacterium genomic window:
- a CDS encoding succinate dehydrogenase — protein MASASSTASGRAPAVRSGVAPLRAGEGHSFLLRRLHSLSGIVPIGAFLVEHFFSNAFATNGPEAYNENVRFLTGLPFVFYLELFFIWLPIAYHAGYGFYIWFRGESNLAEYPWAGNWMYATQRWTGAIAFFYMGWHVWSMRFNGVHLLTNSAAAFWKVQNELRHPWAVAFYFVGIIAASWHFGYGLWLFAAKWGIFAGDRARRRFAVVCWLVAVVLITVGTVSILAFLRTPPVAPPANLNGAWIL, from the coding sequence TTGGCTTCGGCCAGTTCTACGGCCTCAGGCAGAGCACCCGCCGTTCGGTCCGGAGTTGCTCCACTGCGGGCTGGAGAAGGCCACTCGTTCCTGTTGCGCCGCCTCCACTCACTGAGCGGAATCGTTCCGATCGGTGCGTTTCTGGTCGAGCACTTCTTCTCCAATGCCTTCGCCACCAATGGTCCTGAAGCCTACAACGAAAATGTTCGCTTCCTGACCGGGCTGCCCTTCGTGTTCTACCTGGAGCTGTTTTTCATCTGGCTGCCAATCGCATATCACGCAGGATATGGCTTCTACATTTGGTTCCGGGGCGAATCGAACCTGGCGGAGTATCCCTGGGCGGGAAACTGGATGTACGCAACCCAGCGCTGGACGGGTGCAATTGCCTTCTTCTACATGGGTTGGCACGTCTGGTCCATGCGCTTTAACGGCGTCCATCTGCTCACTAATTCTGCCGCCGCGTTTTGGAAGGTACAAAATGAGCTGCGGCATCCCTGGGCAGTGGCGTTCTACTTTGTAGGCATCATCGCCGCATCCTGGCACTTTGGATATGGCTTGTGGCTGTTCGCCGCGAAGTGGGGCATCTTTGCCGGCGACCGGGCGCGGCGGAGGTTTGCCGTGGTCTGCTGGCTAGTCGCGGTGGTCTTGATTACGGTGGGAACGGTTTCCATACTCGCGTTCCTAAGGACGCCACCGGTTGCGCCGCCGGCAAATCTGAACGGAGCCTGGATCCTGTGA
- the sdhA gene encoding succinate dehydrogenase flavoprotein subunit, with protein MAANPKIIVVGGGLAGLSAVIKIAETGGHVDLFSIVPVKRSHSVCAQGGINAAKNLKGEGDSTWQHFDDTVYGGDFLANQPPVKEMCDAAPGIIDLLDRMGVPFNRTPEGLLDFRRFGGTLYNRTAFAGATTGQQLLYALDEQVRRHEADGKVLKYEHWEFLSVVLDTNRASRGICAMDLRTMEVRTFPADAVIIATGGIGAIFGKSTNSVVCTGSAQSALYQQGAFYANGEFIQVHPTSIPGEDKLRLMSESARGEGGRVWVPKKPGDNRDPKSIPEKERWYFLEEWYPKYGNLVPRDVATRAIHKVVYELNMGVDGQPMVYLDLTHIDRKVLDRKLEGILEIYEKFVGDDPRDTPMKIFPGMHYTMGGLWVDYKQATNIPGLFATGECEYQYHGANRLGANSLVSCIHGGFVAGPAAVAYARSLDKSAAALSNGVFDAERKRQEEINSKLVRSDGKENPFRLWRELGDLMTRDCTVIRHNNDLQKTDGKISEMLERFERINLSDRSMWANTSFVFARELYNMLQLARVIAQGALMRNESRGAHYKPEFPERDDKNWLKTTKAYFAADADEPRFEFEPVDVSLIPPRPRRYDVAK; from the coding sequence ATGGCAGCTAATCCGAAAATCATTGTTGTGGGTGGCGGGCTGGCCGGTCTGTCTGCCGTCATCAAGATCGCCGAAACGGGCGGTCACGTGGATCTGTTCTCCATCGTGCCGGTGAAGCGCTCGCATTCAGTATGCGCGCAGGGCGGTATCAATGCCGCCAAGAACCTGAAAGGCGAAGGCGACTCCACGTGGCAGCATTTTGACGATACGGTTTACGGGGGCGACTTCCTCGCGAATCAGCCGCCGGTGAAGGAAATGTGCGATGCCGCGCCCGGCATCATTGATCTGCTTGACCGGATGGGCGTCCCCTTTAACCGTACTCCGGAGGGCTTGCTCGATTTTCGCCGCTTTGGAGGAACGCTGTACAACCGGACGGCGTTTGCCGGGGCAACCACCGGTCAACAATTGTTGTATGCCCTCGACGAGCAGGTGCGCCGTCATGAAGCGGACGGCAAGGTCCTGAAGTACGAACATTGGGAATTCCTCTCCGTGGTGCTCGACACCAACCGCGCCAGCCGCGGAATCTGCGCCATGGATCTCCGCACCATGGAAGTACGTACTTTTCCTGCTGACGCGGTCATCATCGCGACCGGGGGTATCGGCGCCATCTTCGGCAAGTCCACGAACTCGGTGGTCTGCACGGGATCGGCGCAGTCCGCCCTTTACCAGCAAGGAGCCTTCTACGCCAATGGTGAGTTCATCCAGGTCCATCCCACTTCGATTCCGGGAGAAGACAAGCTGCGGCTGATGTCCGAATCTGCCCGCGGTGAAGGCGGACGCGTATGGGTTCCCAAGAAGCCTGGGGACAATCGCGATCCGAAATCCATTCCCGAAAAGGAGCGCTGGTACTTCCTCGAAGAGTGGTATCCAAAGTACGGCAATCTGGTGCCTCGGGACGTCGCCACCCGCGCCATCCATAAAGTGGTCTATGAGCTGAACATGGGAGTTGATGGCCAGCCCATGGTCTACCTTGACCTGACTCACATCGACCGCAAGGTTCTCGACCGCAAACTGGAAGGTATTCTCGAGATTTACGAGAAGTTTGTTGGCGATGATCCGCGCGACACGCCGATGAAGATCTTCCCCGGGATGCACTACACCATGGGTGGACTTTGGGTTGATTACAAGCAGGCAACGAACATACCCGGCCTATTTGCCACTGGTGAGTGCGAATATCAATATCACGGCGCCAACCGCTTGGGCGCCAACTCGCTGGTCTCCTGTATACACGGTGGATTTGTAGCTGGCCCCGCTGCAGTTGCGTACGCCCGCTCGCTGGACAAATCAGCCGCTGCTTTGAGCAATGGAGTATTCGACGCCGAGAGAAAACGCCAGGAAGAGATCAACTCTAAGCTGGTGCGCTCTGACGGGAAGGAGAATCCGTTCCGGCTGTGGCGCGAGCTCGGCGATTTGATGACGCGGGATTGCACCGTGATCCGGCACAACAATGATTTGCAGAAGACTGACGGGAAAATCAGCGAGATGCTGGAGCGCTTTGAGCGCATAAACCTGAGTGATCGTTCGATGTGGGCGAACACCAGCTTTGTTTTTGCTCGCGAGCTTTACAATATGCTGCAGCTGGCACGGGTGATTGCGCAAGGGGCCCTCATGCGTAACGAGTCTCGCGGCGCACATTACAAGCCCGAGTTTCCCGAGCGCGACGATAAGAACTGGCTCAAGACGACCAAGGCATATTTCGCCGCCGATGCGGATGAGCCGCGCTTTGAGTTCGAGCCGGTGGATGTGTCGCTGATTCCACCGCGGCCGCGACGGTATGACGTGGCGAAGTAA
- the sdhB gene encoding succinate dehydrogenase iron-sulfur subunit, with the protein MADNKSVIIKVKRQENPNSKSHWEEFELPWKRGMNVISSLMDIAANPVTRDRKPTTPITYDSNCLEEVCGSCAMLINGRARMACSALVDKLEKPIRLEPLSKFPVVRDLAVDRAVLFEDLKRVKAWVPIDGTYDLGPGPRMTMDQQEQAYPLSRCISCCCCMEVCPQFNEHTGFVGAAAISQVRLFNTHPTGSALKRERLTALMGDGGIHECGYAQNCVEVCPKDIPLTRSIAEVGREVMKQAIGDLFRR; encoded by the coding sequence ATGGCAGATAACAAGAGCGTAATCATCAAGGTAAAACGGCAGGAGAATCCAAACTCCAAGTCACACTGGGAGGAGTTCGAGCTGCCATGGAAGCGCGGCATGAACGTGATTTCCTCGCTGATGGATATCGCGGCGAATCCTGTCACCCGCGACCGCAAGCCGACCACGCCCATTACGTATGACTCAAACTGCCTGGAGGAAGTCTGCGGCTCCTGCGCCATGCTGATTAACGGGCGGGCTCGCATGGCCTGCTCGGCGCTGGTTGATAAGCTGGAGAAGCCTATCCGCTTGGAGCCGCTTTCGAAATTTCCTGTGGTCCGCGACCTCGCGGTGGACCGCGCTGTCCTGTTCGAGGACCTCAAGCGGGTGAAGGCCTGGGTTCCGATTGACGGCACCTACGACCTCGGTCCCGGACCGCGCATGACGATGGACCAGCAGGAGCAGGCCTACCCGCTTTCGCGCTGCATCTCGTGCTGCTGCTGCATGGAGGTCTGCCCGCAGTTCAACGAGCACACCGGGTTCGTGGGGGCGGCAGCGATTTCACAAGTGAGGCTCTTTAATACTCACCCCACCGGAAGCGCGCTCAAACGCGAACGCCTGACGGCGCTCATGGGCGACGGCGGAATCCATGAATGCGGCTATGCGCAGAACTGCGTAGAGGTGTGCCCCAAAGACATTCCGCTGACGCGCTCCATCGCAGAAGTTGGCCGCGAGGTCATGAAGCAGGCCATTGGCGACCTGTTCCGCCGTTAG
- a CDS encoding DUF5715 family protein, with amino-acid sequence MFRNFGRIKPLLALFLFLASTQAYSLHYRTGSLRYRSRRHSRVRVHHRHVVWAWRSPIRGSHDSLLRQNEEIDRLGLPRIADDDQLQELKQQQELVPIVESRTLVVHPNLDPKNRFCRPWTRQFLQGAAAAYYRQFHQPIQVNSAVRTEEQQKRLRRWNHNAAPASGDTESSHVAGITVDISRHGMTRAQRKWMAQYLYDLRERGLIEAAEERREPVFHVMVSQRYASLHEPTVRESRQQSPATTDQASPQTEVPASAN; translated from the coding sequence GTGTTCAGGAATTTCGGCCGTATCAAACCGCTGCTTGCACTGTTTCTCTTCTTGGCTTCCACCCAGGCCTATTCGCTGCACTATCGCACCGGGTCATTGCGCTACCGGAGCCGGCGACACAGCCGAGTGCGCGTGCACCATCGCCACGTGGTGTGGGCGTGGCGGTCTCCGATCCGTGGTTCGCACGACTCTCTGCTCCGTCAAAACGAGGAGATTGACCGCCTGGGGCTGCCCCGCATCGCTGATGACGACCAACTCCAGGAATTGAAGCAGCAACAGGAACTGGTGCCGATTGTGGAGAGCCGCACTTTGGTAGTCCATCCCAACCTCGACCCAAAGAATCGCTTCTGCCGCCCGTGGACACGGCAATTTTTACAGGGTGCGGCAGCCGCGTACTATCGGCAATTTCATCAGCCTATTCAGGTGAACTCGGCGGTCCGCACCGAAGAACAGCAGAAGCGTCTGCGCCGCTGGAACCATAACGCCGCGCCCGCATCGGGGGACACCGAGTCATCTCACGTTGCCGGCATCACCGTGGACATCTCCCGGCATGGCATGACACGCGCGCAGCGAAAGTGGATGGCGCAATACCTTTACGACCTGCGTGAACGAGGCCTGATCGAAGCAGCGGAGGAGCGCCGGGAGCCGGTCTTCCACGTCATGGTGTCGCAGCGCTACGCAAGCTTGCATGAACCAACGGTAAGAGAATCCCGGCAGCAGTCGCCCGCAACTACGGACCAGGCGTCGCCGCAAACCGAAGTTCCTGCCAGCGCGAATTAG
- a CDS encoding dipeptidase — MFSRTTRLLPILLCCVFSFAQGDSPSVSPQARRIHDSAIVIDTHADTPQRFLDENFDIGSVTPTTKGNIDLEKARAGNLGAEFFSIWVDPRSNGGHYAKRAFDLIDSVYAQASRHPNQMVMAYTAQDIVRARSGSQKKFAALMGVEGGHAIEDDLHILRDFYRLGVRYMTLTWSNTNEWADSSGDIKNPEVKHHDGLTDFGRQVVREMNHLGMMVDISHVSDKTFWDTIAVTKAPVIASHSSARALCDHARNMTDDMLKAVAKNGGVVNVNFYSAFVDDNFRKAEQEMAKDRQAAENAFLQRLKEEGKPFSYPEFDQLEREWNAKIPRPPLKSLIDQIDHIAKVAGVDHVGLGSDFDGVSGALPAGIDSAADLPKITQGLLDRGYSSADIKKMVGGNMLRVFGEVEQVSRKMQAEEPAKN, encoded by the coding sequence ATGTTCTCCCGAACCACCCGCCTTCTCCCAATTCTGCTTTGTTGTGTTTTTAGCTTTGCTCAGGGCGACAGCCCGTCTGTTTCACCTCAGGCGCGCCGCATTCACGATTCGGCAATCGTAATCGATACCCACGCGGATACCCCCCAGCGCTTTCTCGATGAAAACTTCGACATCGGAAGCGTCACCCCGACCACCAAGGGAAACATAGATCTGGAGAAGGCCCGAGCAGGAAATCTGGGCGCCGAGTTTTTCTCGATCTGGGTGGATCCCAGAAGCAACGGTGGGCATTACGCCAAGCGCGCATTCGATCTGATTGATTCAGTTTACGCGCAGGCGTCGCGCCACCCCAATCAGATGGTGATGGCCTATACCGCGCAAGACATCGTCCGCGCCCGCTCAGGCTCACAGAAGAAGTTTGCGGCACTGATGGGAGTCGAGGGCGGACACGCCATTGAGGATGATTTACACATTTTGAGAGACTTCTATCGCCTCGGCGTTCGTTACATGACTTTGACGTGGTCCAACACCAATGAGTGGGCGGACTCCTCTGGCGACATCAAAAACCCCGAAGTGAAGCACCACGACGGACTCACCGATTTTGGCAGGCAGGTGGTGCGGGAAATGAACCACCTCGGCATGATGGTGGATATCTCTCACGTCTCCGACAAGACATTCTGGGACACTATCGCCGTTACCAAAGCACCAGTGATCGCCTCACATTCGTCGGCGCGAGCACTCTGCGACCATGCCCGCAACATGACCGACGACATGCTGAAGGCGGTAGCGAAAAATGGCGGGGTAGTGAACGTAAACTTTTATTCTGCTTTTGTGGATGATAATTTCCGCAAGGCCGAGCAGGAGATGGCCAAGGATCGTCAGGCCGCTGAGAATGCCTTTCTACAGCGGCTTAAGGAAGAGGGAAAGCCCTTCAGCTATCCGGAATTCGACCAGTTGGAGAGAGAATGGAATGCCAAAATTCCGCGGCCGCCGCTGAAATCGCTGATTGATCAGATTGACCACATCGCCAAGGTGGCAGGCGTGGATCATGTGGGATTGGGCTCGGATTTCGACGGCGTCTCCGGGGCTTTACCTGCCGGAATCGACTCCGCCGCCGATTTGCCCAAGATCACACAAGGATTGCTGGATCGCGGCTACAGCTCTGCTGATATTAAGAAGATGGTTGGCGGCAATATGCTGCGCGTGTTCGGCGAGGTCGAGCAGGTCAGCCGGAAGATGCAGGCCGAAGAACCAGCCAAAAATTGA
- a CDS encoding peptidylprolyl isomerase: MFKLSSLITVVLASAPLLAQTKPSAAHKAPVRKATPGAATKAEPTAVFHTTAGILTCTLFPDKTPKTVANFIGLAKGTKDWTNPVSHVTKHNTPLYDGTIFHRVIPNFMIQGGDPAGNGSGDPGYTFEDEFRQDLAFDRPGRLAMANSGPNTNGSQFFITDVPTPHLNGHHTIFGQCDAASVALVKKMEAMARDPNDRPFHPVRIVHVDILQPGAARKATSPAHRKPAAKKPAAKPATAPKQ, encoded by the coding sequence ATGTTCAAATTGTCCAGTTTGATTACTGTTGTTCTCGCGAGTGCTCCCCTGCTGGCCCAAACCAAGCCGAGTGCGGCTCACAAGGCACCCGTACGCAAAGCTACGCCGGGGGCAGCGACCAAGGCCGAGCCCACCGCCGTCTTCCACACCACGGCCGGTATTCTGACCTGCACTTTGTTTCCAGACAAGACGCCAAAGACCGTTGCCAACTTCATCGGCCTGGCAAAAGGCACCAAGGACTGGACCAACCCGGTTAGCCACGTGACCAAGCACAACACGCCACTCTACGATGGCACCATCTTCCATCGCGTGATTCCAAATTTCATGATTCAGGGTGGAGATCCCGCCGGCAACGGCAGCGGCGATCCCGGCTACACCTTTGAGGACGAGTTCCGGCAGGACCTCGCGTTTGATCGTCCGGGACGGTTGGCGATGGCCAACTCCGGGCCGAATACCAACGGCTCACAGTTTTTCATTACCGATGTGCCAACGCCACACCTGAATGGACATCACACCATCTTTGGACAGTGCGATGCGGCCAGCGTGGCTCTGGTTAAGAAAATGGAAGCCATGGCACGCGATCCGAATGACCGGCCGTTCCATCCAGTGCGCATTGTTCATGTAGATATCCTGCAACCCGGCGCCGCGCGCAAAGCTACCAGCCCGGCGCATCGCAAGCCAGCCGCAAAGAAACCGGCTGCCAAACCAGCAACAGCGCCGAAGCAATAA
- a CDS encoding peptidylprolyl isomerase, translating to MARQPGTYAIFDTTEGTIACRLFEKDAPKTVQNFIELAEGKREWKHPLSGKKSKDRLYDGTIFHRVIPAFMIQGGDPAGNGTGGPGYQFEDETKGSPHRFDKPGKLAMANAGPNTNGSQFFITVAATTWLTGKHTIFGEVTEGQDVVDKITRLPRNTQDRPKKDVKVNSVKIERT from the coding sequence ATGGCCCGGCAACCCGGAACCTACGCTATTTTCGATACTACTGAAGGCACAATCGCATGCCGACTGTTTGAAAAAGACGCGCCCAAAACCGTGCAGAATTTTATCGAGCTTGCGGAAGGCAAGCGCGAATGGAAGCACCCGCTCAGCGGCAAGAAGTCCAAAGATCGGCTCTACGACGGAACAATCTTCCATCGTGTGATCCCCGCCTTCATGATCCAGGGCGGAGACCCGGCGGGCAATGGAACAGGCGGACCGGGCTACCAGTTCGAGGACGAGACCAAAGGCTCACCACATCGTTTCGACAAGCCAGGCAAACTGGCGATGGCCAATGCCGGGCCTAACACCAACGGCTCGCAGTTCTTCATCACGGTTGCCGCAACCACGTGGCTCACCGGCAAGCACACCATCTTTGGCGAAGTGACGGAAGGTCAGGATGTCGTGGACAAGATCACTCGCCTTCCGCGAAATACGCAAGACCGGCCCAAGAAAGATGTGAAAGTGAATTCGGTAAAGATCGAGCGAACGTAG
- the mdh gene encoding malate dehydrogenase — protein sequence MRNKVTIVGSGNVGATAAHWIAAKELADVVLIDIIEGVPQGKALDLLEAMPIEKKDSFILGTQDYKDTANSDIVVITAGVPRKPGMSRDDLLNINHKIMKDVVGSAVQYSPNCILIIVSNPLDAMAQAAYKLSGFSRNRVIGMAGVLDSARFRAFIAMELKVSVENVTAFVLGGHGDTMVPLARYSTVAGIPITELMDNATLERLVQRTRDGGAEIVKYLKTGSAYYAPSAAVTEMVEAILKDKKKILPCAAYLEGEYGLKGLFVGVPCKLGARGIEQIIEIKLTPEEQSALQKSAGAVKELVSVIGV from the coding sequence ATGCGAAATAAAGTCACGATTGTTGGTTCGGGAAACGTAGGCGCTACCGCCGCGCACTGGATTGCGGCCAAGGAACTGGCGGACGTTGTACTCATTGACATTATTGAAGGTGTGCCGCAAGGCAAGGCCCTTGACTTGCTGGAAGCGATGCCGATCGAGAAGAAAGATTCCTTTATTCTTGGCACGCAGGATTACAAAGATACTGCCAACTCCGACATCGTCGTGATCACTGCCGGGGTACCCCGCAAACCAGGCATGAGCCGCGACGACCTGCTCAACATCAACCACAAGATCATGAAAGACGTGGTGGGCAGCGCGGTGCAGTATTCGCCCAATTGCATTCTGATCATCGTTTCCAACCCTCTGGATGCGATGGCGCAAGCCGCCTACAAGCTGAGCGGTTTTTCTCGGAACCGGGTGATTGGCATGGCGGGTGTGCTCGATTCAGCGCGCTTCCGCGCCTTTATCGCCATGGAGTTGAAGGTCAGCGTGGAGAACGTCACCGCATTTGTGCTCGGCGGTCACGGTGACACCATGGTCCCATTGGCACGCTATTCAACTGTGGCGGGCATTCCTATTACCGAACTGATGGACAACGCGACTCTAGAGCGGCTGGTGCAGCGCACCCGGGACGGCGGAGCCGAAATCGTCAAATATTTGAAAACCGGCAGCGCCTATTACGCGCCTTCGGCCGCAGTTACGGAGATGGTCGAGGCCATCCTCAAGGACAAAAAGAAGATTCTTCCCTGTGCCGCTTATCTGGAAGGCGAATACGGATTGAAGGGCCTATTTGTCGGCGTTCCTTGCAAACTCGGAGCGCGTGGTATTGAGCAAATCATCGAGATCAAACTGACGCCGGAAGAGCAGAGCGCGCTGCAAAAGAGCGCAGGCGCAGTGAAGGAACTGGTCAGCGTAATCGGCGTGTAG
- a CDS encoding NADP-dependent isocitrate dehydrogenase, producing the protein MASYNGVALPSDGAAITFSNGRFNVPDNPIVPFIEGDGTGRDIWKASQRVFDAAVKKAYSGKRRVAWYEVFAGEKAFRKFKNWLPDDTVAAVRELRVAIKGPLTTPVGGGIRSLNVALRQILDLYACVRPVKYYQGVPSPVKHPERMNVVIFRENTEDVYAGIEWKQGTPEARKLIDFLNNDMLKNSPKKVRTDSGVGIKPISVTGTKRLVRMAIQYALANNRNAVTLVHKGNIQKFTEGAFREWGYELATEEFRDQVVTERESWILDNKDKNPQLSIEQNAAMVEPGLEFASEDFRKSVYAEVKGVLDKIYKTHGQAGWKKKLMVNDRIADSIFQQVVTRADEYSVLATPNLNGDYISDACAAQVGGLGIAPGANIGDEHAIFEATHGTAPKYADKDVINPGSVILSGVMMFDFLGWKEAARLIEEALERTIQQKKVTYDFERLMEGATKVKTSEFGDYIISNMGARFSTAAD; encoded by the coding sequence ATGGCTTCATACAACGGGGTTGCGTTGCCCAGTGATGGCGCGGCCATCACGTTTAGTAATGGAAGATTCAACGTTCCCGATAATCCCATTGTCCCTTTTATTGAAGGCGATGGCACGGGACGCGACATCTGGAAAGCTTCGCAACGGGTGTTCGATGCCGCGGTGAAGAAGGCCTATAGCGGCAAACGGCGGGTTGCTTGGTACGAAGTCTTCGCTGGCGAGAAAGCTTTCAGAAAGTTTAAAAACTGGTTGCCGGATGACACGGTCGCTGCGGTCCGCGAGCTGCGAGTCGCGATCAAGGGCCCACTGACCACGCCGGTGGGCGGCGGTATTCGGTCGCTGAATGTTGCATTGCGACAGATTCTCGATCTATATGCATGCGTTCGCCCGGTGAAGTATTACCAGGGAGTGCCTTCGCCGGTGAAGCATCCCGAACGCATGAACGTGGTCATCTTCCGCGAGAACACGGAAGATGTTTATGCCGGTATTGAATGGAAGCAGGGCACGCCGGAGGCCCGCAAGCTGATTGATTTCTTGAACAATGACATGTTGAAGAACAGTCCGAAAAAAGTGCGGACAGATTCCGGCGTGGGCATCAAACCTATCTCGGTCACCGGCACCAAGCGACTGGTGCGCATGGCGATTCAGTATGCGCTGGCGAATAATCGGAACGCGGTCACACTGGTACACAAGGGAAATATCCAGAAGTTCACCGAGGGTGCATTTCGGGAGTGGGGATACGAGTTGGCGACGGAAGAATTTCGCGACCAAGTGGTCACTGAGCGCGAGAGCTGGATTCTCGACAACAAAGATAAAAATCCGCAGCTCAGCATCGAGCAGAACGCGGCCATGGTTGAACCTGGTTTGGAATTCGCCAGCGAGGATTTTCGCAAGTCCGTCTATGCGGAAGTAAAAGGTGTTCTAGACAAGATCTACAAGACACACGGCCAGGCCGGATGGAAGAAGAAACTAATGGTCAACGATCGCATTGCCGATTCCATATTCCAACAGGTAGTTACTCGTGCCGATGAGTACTCCGTGCTGGCCACGCCTAATTTAAATGGAGATTACATATCCGACGCCTGTGCAGCGCAGGTGGGAGGCCTGGGCATCGCGCCTGGCGCCAACATTGGCGACGAGCACGCCATCTTTGAGGCGACCCACGGCACGGCACCAAAATATGCCGATAAAGACGTGATCAATCCCGGTTCGGTTATTCTTTCTGGCGTAATGATGTTTGACTTCCTGGGTTGGAAGGAAGCCGCCCGGCTGATTGAAGAGGCGTTGGAGCGCACCATTCAGCAAAAGAAAGTCACTTACGATTTCGAGCGCCTGATGGAAGGTGCGACCAAGGTCAAGACCAGCGAATTTGGGGACTACATCATCAGCAACATGGGCGCCAGATTCTCAACTGCGGCAGACTAG
- the glnA gene encoding type I glutamate--ammonia ligase, protein MADPKTILEFVKKNGVKLLDLRFTDLPGLWHHVSYPIDQFTEDSFEEGFGMDGSSIRGWAAIHESDMLLMPDPAWYMLDPFTEVPTLVMVCDVVDPVTKQRYDRDPRYIAKKAEMYLASTGLADTAFFGAEAEFFIFDNVRFDQREQHGFYFIDAEEGRWNSGRAENNLGYRPRFKEGYFPVPPTDHYQDLRTEMAMTMQNCGLTVECHHHEVATGGQTEIDLKFDSLVRSSDNMMLYKYIVRNVANQYGKTVTFMPKPLFQDNGSGMHTHQSLWKGGKPLFAGDGYAGLSQMALWYIGGLIKHGPALSALIAPTTNSYKRLVPGFEAPVNLAYSRRNRSAACRIPMYSASPKAKRIEFRPPDPSCNPYMAFAAMMMAGLDGIENKIDPGQPLDKDIYDLGAEELAKVPSMPGSLEDALDALEKDHSFLLKGDVFTEELVKTYVDYKREKEVNAVRLRPHPFEFALYYDI, encoded by the coding sequence ATGGCTGATCCGAAGACCATCCTGGAGTTCGTAAAGAAGAATGGGGTCAAGCTGCTCGACCTCCGCTTCACCGATCTCCCTGGATTATGGCACCACGTTTCTTATCCGATTGACCAGTTCACCGAGGATTCCTTCGAAGAGGGCTTCGGTATGGATGGCTCTTCCATCCGTGGCTGGGCGGCAATCCACGAGAGCGACATGCTGCTCATGCCCGATCCGGCGTGGTACATGCTCGATCCCTTCACCGAGGTTCCTACGCTGGTAATGGTGTGCGACGTCGTAGATCCGGTGACCAAACAACGGTACGACCGCGATCCGCGCTACATCGCAAAGAAAGCCGAGATGTATTTGGCGTCCACGGGGCTGGCTGACACCGCGTTCTTCGGCGCCGAAGCCGAGTTCTTCATCTTCGACAACGTGCGTTTCGACCAGCGCGAGCAGCATGGCTTTTACTTTATTGACGCCGAAGAAGGGCGTTGGAATTCCGGTCGCGCCGAGAACAACCTGGGCTATCGGCCGCGCTTCAAGGAAGGCTATTTCCCGGTTCCGCCCACAGACCACTATCAGGACCTGCGCACTGAGATGGCGATGACCATGCAAAATTGCGGCCTCACGGTCGAATGCCATCACCACGAAGTCGCAACCGGCGGTCAGACTGAAATTGACTTGAAATTCGATTCTCTGGTGCGCTCTTCCGACAACATGATGCTCTATAAGTACATCGTGCGGAACGTCGCCAACCAGTATGGCAAGACGGTCACCTTCATGCCCAAGCCGCTGTTTCAGGATAACGGCAGCGGAATGCACACCCACCAGTCACTGTGGAAGGGCGGCAAGCCGCTCTTCGCCGGAGACGGCTATGCGGGACTTTCGCAGATGGCGTTGTGGTACATCGGCGGGCTCATTAAACATGGCCCGGCGCTCTCCGCGCTCATCGCTCCTACCACCAACTCGTACAAGCGCCTTGTACCGGGCTTTGAAGCTCCGGTGAACCTGGCCTACTCGCGGCGCAACCGCTCGGCGGCGTGTCGTATACCGATGTACTCGGCTTCACCTAAGGCCAAACGCATCGAGTTCCGCCCGCCCGACCCGAGCTGCAACCCGTACATGGCCTTCGCCGCGATGATGATGGCTGGACTGGACGGCATCGAGAACAAGATCGATCCCGGCCAGCCGCTCGACAAGGACATCTACGATCTGGGCGCAGAAGAGTTGGCGAAGGTACCATCCATGCCCGGCTCGCTCGAAGACGCCCTCGATGCTCTGGAGAAGGACCACTCGTTCCTCCTCAAGGGTGACGTCTTCACGGAAGAGCTGGTTAAGACTTATGTTGACTACAAGCGTGAGAAAGAAGTGAATGCGGTGCGTTTGCGTCCGCATCCGTTTGAGTTCGCGCTGTATTACGACATTTAA